A genome region from Spirochaetaceae bacterium includes the following:
- the pta gene encoding phosphate acetyltransferase: MNFIEKQKESARKLQKVLVLPEGYEPRTLKAARAILDEKLAGEVILLDKNGAIKEIAAGNGINLDGFTIIDPATDSRLDDYTGAYYEMRKHKGISQQDARKVMMGNLYFGSMMLHKGHADALVAGADHPTSDVLVAGFTIVKTAPDVKYASSCFVMDVPNKAMGADGLFIFADCATIPEPTAEQLAEIAIAACESCKAFLKVEPVCAMLSFSTKGSASHPNVDKVLEALKIVKARRPDLNVDGELQLDAAVAPDVAAKKAPGSAVAGKANVLVFPDLQSGNIGYKLVQRFAGGGAYGPFMQGFAKPLSDLSRGATIEDIINTCATVLSSCKE, encoded by the coding sequence AAAAGGTGTTGGTGCTGCCCGAAGGTTACGAGCCGCGTACTTTAAAGGCGGCCCGAGCTATTCTTGACGAAAAATTGGCAGGCGAAGTTATTTTATTAGATAAAAACGGCGCCATTAAAGAAATTGCTGCCGGTAATGGTATAAATTTAGATGGTTTTACCATCATCGATCCGGCTACCGATAGCCGTTTAGATGATTATACCGGCGCTTATTACGAAATGCGTAAGCATAAAGGTATTAGCCAGCAAGATGCCCGTAAGGTGATGATGGGTAATCTTTATTTTGGCAGTATGATGCTGCATAAAGGCCATGCCGATGCTTTAGTAGCCGGCGCCGACCACCCTACCAGCGATGTGTTAGTAGCCGGGTTTACCATTGTTAAAACAGCGCCCGATGTAAAATATGCCTCGTCTTGTTTTGTAATGGATGTGCCCAATAAAGCTATGGGGGCCGATGGTTTGTTTATTTTTGCCGACTGCGCCACTATTCCCGAACCTACCGCCGAACAATTAGCCGAAATTGCTATTGCCGCTTGCGAAAGCTGTAAGGCCTTTTTAAAGGTAGAGCCCGTCTGTGCTATGCTTTCGTTTAGTACCAAAGGTTCGGCCAGCCACCCTAATGTAGATAAAGTGCTGGAGGCTTTAAAAATTGTTAAAGCCCGCAGGCCCGACCTTAATGTTGACGGCGAGCTACAGTTGGATGCCGCCGTAGCCCCCGATGTAGCGGCTAAAAAAGCTCCCGGCTCTGCTGTAGCCGGTAAGGCCAATGTACTGGTTTTCCCCGATTTACAATCGGGTAATATCGGTTACAAGTTGGTGCAGCGTTTTGCCGGCGGCGGCGCTTACGGCCCCTTTATGCAAGGCTTTGCTAAACCGCTGAGCGACCTTTCGCGCGGGGCGACTATAGAGGATATTATTAATACCTGCGCTACGGTGCTAAGCAGCTGTAAGGAATAG
- the ruvB gene encoding Holliday junction branch migration DNA helicase RuvB, with protein MDKLHRSGEPLLDGELQSEDKELKVRPLYIKDFQGQQALKDNLQIFIEAARERGEALDHLFISGPPGLGKTTLATIIAHEMGSNLVVTSAPALEKAKDLAGLLTSLTAGSVFFIDEIHRLKPAIEEMLYIAMEDYELDFIIGAGAGARTVRIPIPHFTLVGATTKPGRVAAPLHTRFGINCRLDFYPIDELKLIINRSAAILGMTIANEASNLLAQCARGTPRVANRLLRRMRDFAQIKGDGLVSKTIVEEALISLQIDNEGLEEQDRNILRAIIENYGGGPVGVETLAIAVGESADSLEDFYEPYLVQRGFLQRTARGRMATAKGYLHLGLKPPALF; from the coding sequence TTGGATAAATTACATAGAAGCGGCGAGCCGCTTTTAGACGGCGAATTACAAAGCGAAGACAAAGAGCTTAAGGTTAGGCCGCTTTATATTAAAGATTTTCAGGGGCAGCAGGCCTTAAAAGATAATTTACAAATTTTTATCGAAGCCGCTCGTGAGCGCGGCGAGGCGCTAGATCATTTGTTTATCTCCGGCCCGCCGGGCTTAGGTAAAACCACTTTAGCCACTATTATTGCCCACGAAATGGGCAGTAATTTGGTGGTAACCAGCGCCCCCGCCCTTGAAAAAGCTAAAGATTTAGCCGGCCTTTTAACCTCGCTTACCGCCGGCAGTGTCTTTTTTATTGATGAAATCCATCGCTTAAAACCGGCTATCGAAGAAATGCTGTACATAGCGATGGAAGATTACGAGCTCGATTTTATCATCGGTGCCGGTGCCGGCGCGCGTACGGTGCGTATTCCTATCCCACATTTTACTTTGGTGGGGGCTACTACCAAGCCGGGCCGCGTTGCCGCCCCGTTGCATACCCGCTTTGGCATTAATTGCCGGCTCGATTTTTACCCGATAGACGAACTTAAATTAATTATTAACCGTTCGGCAGCTATTTTAGGTATGACCATAGCGAACGAAGCCAGTAATTTGCTGGCTCAATGTGCACGCGGTACCCCGCGCGTGGCTAACCGTTTGCTTAGGAGGATGCGCGATTTTGCCCAAATTAAAGGCGATGGTTTAGTGAGTAAGACTATTGTGGAAGAAGCTCTTATTAGCTTGCAGATAGATAACGAAGGTTTAGAAGAGCAAGACCGTAATATTTTGCGGGCTATTATAGAAAATTACGGTGGCGGTCCGGTAGGGGTAGAAACTCTAGCCATCGCCGTAGGCGAAAGCGCCGATAGTTTAGAGGATTTTTATGAGCCTTATTTGGTGCAGCGCGGTTTTTTACAGCGCACCGCACGCGGCCGTATGGCAACGGCTAAAGGTTATTTGCATTTGGGTTTAAAGCCGCCGGCCCTATTTTAG